A segment of the Frankineae bacterium MT45 genome:
GCCGATCATCGAGATGAGCTCACGGTTACGCCCGGCGAGCTCCCGCAACTCGCTCGCCACCTCGGCCTCGGAGCTGGCCGCCGGGAGTTTCAGCGGGTCGTGCTCGCGGATCGTGCCGGGGATCGCCTGGGCCAGGAGGGACTCGAGGGAGTCGTGCCCGATGGCATTCAGCATCCGCTCACGATCGGAGGCGGCGCTCACTCCGATGTGACGGGCAACGAATTCGTCGTTGCGCTCAAGTGCGAAGAGACTCAACTGGAGGGCAGAACTGGTCAACTACTCGCTCACTTCTGACGACGGGCGATTCGCCGGATGGCGACTCAGCTCCCCGTCTGTCAGGCGGATCGAACGCGTCCGAGCAAGCCCTTCAGAGTGGCCTCAGTCGCGCGGTTCGGGTGCCTGAGAGGTTCCGGGGATGTTGCCCCTTCGGCGCCGTCGGACGAATCGCTGCAGGTGCTGCAGCCACTTCGCGTCGACGGACTCTCCCGCGCAATTGACACGGCCAGTGAGACAAGGTTACCGGACCGGAGCCCGGTGGCGCTCAGGCGGTGGCCGCGCGCTTCTGGCGCCGGCGGGACAGCTCGTCCGCGGCCAGCGATTCGGCGTCGACCGAACCCGCGCGGTCGGCGGAGACGGCCCGCTCGGAGGGGAGCTCGGCCAACGAACCGACGAGTTCGCGCAGCGCGCCACTGACGGCGATGCCGAAGACGCCCTGGCCGCCGCGGAGCAGGTCGACCACCTCTTCGGAGGAGGTGCATTCGTAGACGGTGACCCCGTCGGAGAGGAGTGTGATGCGCGCCAGGTCGTCGACACCGCGGGCCCGCAGGTGCTCGACGGCGAGGCGGATGTTCTGCAGCGAGACGCCAGTGTCGAGAAGGCGCTTGACTACCTTCAGCACCAGGATGTCCTTGAATCCGTACAGACGCTGGCTACCGGAGCCGGTGGCCGAGCGGACAGTGGGTACCACCAGGTCGGTGCGAGCCCAGTAGTCCAGCTGCCGATAGGTGATCCCGGCCGCGGAGCAGGCGGTGGGTCCGCGGTAGCCGACCTCGTCATCCGACCTGGACATCGGGTCGTCGAAGAGCGCGCCCTGCTCGGGACGCTGCGATTCATCCACCGGTCCGATGTGCTCGGCCATCATGCCTACCTTCTGCGTTTCCCCGTTCGCGCCTTGCTGCACGGTGTGCCTGCGCGGAATGCTCGAAGAACTGTCTCTGCGGTGACTTCCTGCTTGACGGTATGACTGGCGGCTACCCTGGTCAACGCGACGCGCTGGCAATCTCGAAAATTAGTAACGTTCATGTTGAGGTTGAGAGTTGTCCCTCAGCCTGCGAGTCACCCGTCTGCTGCGAAATCCTCGGGAGAGACGCTGTCCAGGAACTCCCGGAAACGCTCGACTTCATCGTCCTGTTCATCGGGAATCTCGATTCCCGCCGCGTCCAGCACGGAGTCCGTGCCGAGAATCGCGACCTCGCAGCGCAGTGCCAGCGCTATGGCATCCGACGGACGGGCGCTTACCTTGATTCCGTCGCTAAAGCTCAACTCGGCGTAGAAGATGTCGTCGCGCATCTCGGTGATGTGTACCGACTCCAACCGCACGCCGAGTGCAGTGATGACGTCCCGCAGCAGGTCATGGGTCAGCGGCCGAACCGTCTGCACCCCTTGCTGCTGGAAGGCGATCGCCGACGCCTCGACCGCGCCGATCCAGATCGGCAGGTAGCGCACGCCATCCTCTTCGCGCAGCAGCACGACAGGCTGGTTCGTGGGCAGTTCGACTCGCACTCCCACTACCCGTAACGGATGCACGTCGACCCTCTCGGTTCCCTGTCTTCTACGGCTTTCTTCTACTTTCCGTACCCCATCGACGCTACACGCCGACGCCCACCTC
Coding sequences within it:
- a CDS encoding MerR HTH family regulatory protein; the encoded protein is MMAEHIGPVDESQRPEQGALFDDPMSRSDDEVGYRGPTACSAAGITYRQLDYWARTDLVVPTVRSATGSGSQRLYGFKDILVLKVVKRLLDTGVSLQNIRLAVEHLRARGVDDLARITLLSDGVTVYECTSSEEVVDLLRGGQGVFGIAVSGALRELVGSLAELPSERAVSADRAGSVDAESLAADELSRRRQKRAATA